In Bradyrhizobium sp. 1(2017), one DNA window encodes the following:
- a CDS encoding AEC family transporter, whose protein sequence is MVDILNLALPYFGLIFVGFACGKVKSLPESGLAWMNFFLLYVSLPALLFAIMSKTPFSELNNPPFLIATTLSTVVAFTLALVVGKLLGRLTLREATLAGLSGGYGNIGYMGPGLALAVLGSKAAAPTALIFCCDSIFLFTIVPLLIELSDRDHSSLVHAFGVVLKQIVLNPLIMSACFGAAVAALHIELPVALDRTITFLQNAAAPTALFVLGVTVALRPFDRVPWEVPGVIAVKLLIHPLAVFGLMLAFGPFAQPWAATAVLMASLPPALNVFVIARQNDAWIESASVAVLLGTFASVVTLTSVMWAIQSGRLAFP, encoded by the coding sequence ATGGTCGATATCCTCAATCTGGCTCTACCTTATTTCGGCCTGATCTTCGTCGGGTTTGCCTGTGGCAAGGTCAAGTCCTTGCCGGAATCGGGTCTGGCCTGGATGAACTTCTTCCTGCTCTACGTGTCGCTGCCGGCGCTGCTGTTCGCGATCATGTCGAAAACGCCGTTTTCGGAGTTGAACAATCCGCCGTTCCTGATCGCGACCACGCTGTCGACGGTTGTCGCGTTCACGCTGGCGCTGGTGGTCGGCAAGCTGCTGGGACGATTGACGTTGCGCGAGGCGACGCTCGCGGGCCTGTCCGGCGGCTACGGCAATATCGGCTATATGGGGCCAGGCCTGGCGCTTGCGGTGCTCGGGTCGAAGGCTGCGGCGCCGACCGCGCTGATCTTCTGCTGCGACAGCATCTTCCTGTTCACGATCGTGCCGCTCTTGATCGAGCTCTCCGACCGCGACCATTCCTCGCTCGTGCACGCCTTCGGCGTGGTGCTGAAGCAGATCGTGCTCAATCCGCTGATCATGTCGGCATGCTTCGGCGCCGCGGTGGCGGCGCTGCATATCGAGCTGCCGGTTGCGCTCGATCGCACCATTACCTTCCTGCAGAACGCTGCCGCGCCGACCGCGCTGTTCGTGCTCGGCGTGACCGTGGCGCTGCGCCCGTTCGACCGGGTGCCGTGGGAGGTGCCGGGCGTGATCGCGGTCAAGCTGCTGATCCATCCGCTCGCGGTGTTCGGCCTGATGCTGGCGTTCGGCCCGTTCGCGCAGCCATGGGCCGCGACTGCGGTGCTGATGGCTTCATTGCCGCCGGCGCTGAATGTGTTCGTGATCGCCCGGCAGAACGATGCCTGGATCGAATCCGCGTCCGTCGCGGTGCTGCTCGGCACCTTCGCCTCTGTGGTCACACTGACCAGCGTGATGTGGGCGATCCAGAGCGGGCGGCTGGCGTTTCCGTGA
- a CDS encoding quinone oxidoreductase family protein, which yields MTKAVRVHKVGGPEALVYESVDVPAPGPGEVRIRQHAVGLNFIDVYYRTGLYKAPGLPFIAGNEASGEVTAVGPGVTHFHPGDRVAYYHNLGAYTGERNIPWEKLVKLPDHITHEQGAVLMLKGLTVWYLLHKTFKVEPHHRVLIHAAAGGIGLLACQWARALGAHVIGTVGSREKAELAEANGCDHVILYNEEDFVARVKQISRNEGCDVVYDGVGKATFPGSLSCLKPRGMFVSFGNASGPVPPFSIAELNNHGSLFATRPKLNDYVGTRKELLEGADTLFAAVINGKLHVPINHAYALKDAARAHIDLESRKTTGASILKP from the coding sequence ATGACCAAAGCCGTCCGTGTGCACAAGGTCGGAGGCCCCGAAGCCCTGGTCTATGAGAGCGTCGACGTTCCGGCGCCCGGGCCCGGCGAGGTGCGCATCCGCCAGCACGCGGTCGGCCTGAACTTCATCGACGTCTATTACCGCACCGGCCTCTACAAGGCGCCGGGACTGCCGTTCATTGCCGGCAACGAGGCCTCGGGCGAGGTCACAGCCGTCGGTCCCGGCGTGACGCATTTCCATCCCGGCGACCGCGTCGCCTACTACCACAATCTCGGCGCCTATACCGGCGAGCGCAACATCCCCTGGGAGAAGCTGGTCAAGCTGCCCGACCACATCACCCACGAGCAGGGCGCCGTGCTGATGCTGAAGGGGCTCACGGTCTGGTATCTCCTGCACAAGACCTTCAAGGTCGAGCCGCATCATCGCGTGCTGATCCATGCCGCCGCCGGCGGCATCGGCCTGCTCGCCTGTCAATGGGCGAGGGCGTTGGGCGCCCATGTCATCGGCACCGTCGGCTCGCGCGAGAAGGCCGAGCTTGCGGAAGCCAACGGCTGCGACCACGTCATCCTCTACAACGAGGAAGACTTCGTCGCGCGCGTCAAGCAGATCAGCCGCAACGAGGGCTGCGACGTCGTCTATGACGGCGTCGGCAAGGCGACCTTCCCGGGCTCGCTGTCCTGCCTGAAGCCGCGCGGCATGTTCGTGTCGTTCGGCAATGCCTCAGGCCCGGTGCCGCCGTTCTCCATCGCCGAGCTCAACAATCACGGCTCGCTGTTTGCGACACGGCCGAAGCTCAACGACTATGTCGGCACGCGCAAAGAGCTGCTGGAAGGCGCCGACACGCTGTTCGCCGCCGTCATCAACGGCAAGCTTCACGTGCCGATCAACCACGCCTACGCGCTGAAGGACGCGGCCAGGGCGCATATCGATCTCGAAAGCCGCAAGACCACGGGCGCGTCGATCCTGAAGCCGTAG
- the hspQ gene encoding heat shock protein HspQ, whose translation MIIARTAKFQIGQVVRHRIFSFRGVIFDIDPEFNNTEEWWLSIPEEVRPHKDQPFYHLLAENAESEYVAYVSEQNLLPDDSGEPVRHSQVAEIFIKDKAGGYRPRNPSLN comes from the coding sequence ATGATTATAGCGAGGACCGCCAAATTCCAGATCGGACAGGTCGTGCGCCACCGGATCTTCTCGTTCCGGGGCGTGATCTTCGACATCGATCCGGAATTCAACAACACCGAGGAGTGGTGGTTGTCGATTCCCGAGGAGGTGCGGCCCCACAAGGACCAGCCGTTCTACCACCTGCTCGCGGAGAACGCGGAATCCGAATACGTCGCCTATGTCTCCGAGCAGAACCTGTTGCCGGACGATTCCGGCGAGCCGGTCCGGCATTCACAGGTCGCCGAGATCTTCATCAAGGACAAGGCCGGCGGCTATCGCCCGCGCAATCCGTCGCTGAACTGA
- a CDS encoding UbiH/UbiF family hydroxylase, whose translation MTDASTLHDAAVIGGGPAGLAAAIALAQAGARTALVARRVPYADNRTTALLGASVELLETLDVWSRCKDKAAALEVMRLVDDTGRLFRAPEVRFSCHEIGLDAFGYNIDNRSLMLALEERAVELPHLVRFDDEAESVVIEADDVAVRTVSGQFLSARLVVGADGRHSLCREAADITVTRRELTQTALTLNVAHTRPHRNVSTEFHTPYGPCVFVPLPGDRSSIVWVAAPAEAERLRSLSDEELSAAVETQSHSILGRMTVEPGRNLFPLAIERPISFGGDRIALVGEAAHVVPPIGAQGLNLGLRDAADIARLAGEAIAAGEDPGAGAVLKRYDRARRPDILSRTFAIDIANRSLLNDFLPLQPVRAVGMHLLGAIGPLRRFAMREGLTPTWRR comes from the coding sequence ATGACAGACGCATCGACACTCCATGACGCTGCCGTGATCGGCGGCGGACCAGCGGGACTTGCAGCGGCGATCGCATTGGCGCAGGCGGGTGCGCGGACCGCGCTGGTGGCGCGGCGCGTGCCTTATGCCGACAACCGCACCACCGCGCTGCTGGGCGCCTCCGTCGAACTCCTGGAAACCCTCGACGTCTGGTCGCGCTGCAAGGACAAGGCGGCCGCGCTCGAGGTCATGCGCCTCGTCGACGACACCGGCCGGCTGTTCCGCGCGCCCGAGGTCCGGTTCTCCTGTCACGAAATCGGTCTCGACGCGTTCGGCTACAACATCGACAACCGTTCGCTGATGCTGGCGCTCGAAGAGCGGGCGGTCGAACTTCCTCATCTCGTCCGCTTCGACGACGAGGCCGAAAGCGTCGTGATCGAAGCCGACGACGTCGCCGTCCGCACGGTCTCTGGACAATTCCTCTCTGCCCGGCTCGTGGTCGGCGCCGACGGCCGGCATTCGCTGTGCCGGGAGGCCGCCGACATCACCGTGACGCGGCGCGAGCTGACGCAGACCGCGCTGACCTTGAACGTCGCCCATACGCGACCGCATCGCAATGTGTCGACCGAGTTCCACACGCCGTACGGCCCCTGCGTGTTCGTGCCCCTGCCCGGTGACCGTTCCAGCATCGTCTGGGTCGCGGCCCCTGCGGAAGCCGAGCGGCTGCGCAGCCTGAGTGACGAGGAGCTCTCTGCCGCGGTCGAGACGCAGTCGCATTCGATCCTGGGACGAATGACGGTCGAGCCCGGGCGCAACCTGTTCCCGCTGGCGATCGAACGCCCCATATCATTCGGCGGCGACCGCATCGCGCTGGTCGGGGAAGCGGCCCACGTGGTTCCGCCGATCGGCGCCCAGGGTCTCAACCTTGGCCTGCGCGATGCCGCCGACATTGCCCGGCTCGCAGGCGAAGCCATCGCAGCCGGCGAGGATCCCGGGGCGGGCGCTGTGCTCAAGCGCTACGACCGGGCGCGCCGTCCGGACATTCTGAGCCGGACCTTTGCGATCGACATCGCCAACCGCTCCCTGCTCAACGATTTCCTGCCGCTCCAGCCGGTCCGTGCCGTCGGGATGCACCTGCTCGGTGCGATCGGCCCGCTCCGGCGCTTTGCCATGCGCGAGGGATTGACGCCGACCTGGCGAAGGTAA
- the pcsA gene encoding phosphatidylcholine synthase codes for MAYVQIGLVLIAEAMDTQQDSLRPRPAMRAAAFSVHIFTAFGAAIALLAMLEAVREHWAAMFQWLGIALIIDAIDGPIARRLDVKNVQPNWSGDVLDLVVDFVTYVFVPAYAIVASGMLLPVAAPLLGIAIIVTSALYFADLRMKADDNHFRGFPALWNAAAFYLFLLHWPPLWSTLLVAALVVLTFVPFHVLHPVRVVRLRWLTMSLVAIWSLLALYVLAMDFRVGTGVTLVLCAIALWISFSDALIRLVRSFT; via the coding sequence ATGGCTTATGTGCAAATCGGTCTCGTTCTGATAGCAGAAGCCATGGATACCCAGCAGGATTCCCTGAGGCCGAGACCGGCGATGCGCGCCGCGGCCTTCTCGGTGCATATCTTCACCGCCTTCGGCGCGGCGATCGCGCTGCTCGCGATGCTGGAGGCCGTGCGCGAGCACTGGGCGGCGATGTTTCAGTGGCTGGGCATCGCCCTGATCATCGACGCGATCGACGGGCCGATCGCACGGCGGCTCGACGTCAAGAACGTGCAGCCGAACTGGTCGGGTGACGTGCTCGATCTCGTGGTCGACTTCGTCACGTACGTGTTCGTGCCGGCCTATGCGATCGTCGCAAGCGGCATGCTGCTGCCGGTCGCGGCGCCCTTGCTCGGCATCGCCATCATCGTCACCAGCGCATTATATTTCGCCGATCTGCGCATGAAGGCGGACGACAATCATTTCCGCGGCTTTCCGGCGCTGTGGAATGCGGCGGCGTTCTATTTGTTTCTGCTGCACTGGCCGCCGCTATGGTCGACGCTGCTGGTTGCCGCACTCGTCGTGCTGACCTTCGTGCCGTTCCACGTGCTGCATCCGGTCCGCGTCGTGCGGCTGCGCTGGCTGACGATGTCGCTGGTCGCGATCTGGTCGCTGCTCGCCCTCTACGTGCTGGCGATGGATTTCCGCGTCGGCACCGGCGTGACCCTGGTGCTCTGCGCCATCGCGCTCTGGATCAGCTTCAGCGACGCACTGATCCGCCTGGTGAGATCCTTCACGTGA
- the rimO gene encoding 30S ribosomal protein S12 methylthiotransferase RimO encodes MDQTAAPKVSFVSLGCPKALVDSERIITRLRAEGYELARKHDGADIVIVNTCGFLDSAKQESLSAIGEAMAENGKVIVTGCMGAEPEQIEQAYPGVLSITGPQQYESVLDAVHRALPPAHNPHLDLVPPQGIKLTPRHYAYLKISEGCNNRCTFCIIPKLRGDLVSRPANDVLREAERLVGAGVKELLVISQDTSAYGVDLKYAESPWKDRQVRARFLDLARELGELGAWVRLQYVYPYPHVDEVIALMNEGKVLPYLDIPFQHASPDVLKAMKRPAAQDKTLARIKRWREECPDLALRSTFIVGFPGETDADFAYLLDWLDEAEIDRLGCFKYEPVAGATSNTIENPVPEEVKQERYNALMARQQKISARRLKRKVGTRQQIIIDEVGPTVAKGRSKADAPEIDGAVYLSSRRPLRVGEIVTAKIERADEYDLHGSVAGF; translated from the coding sequence ATGGATCAGACGGCTGCGCCCAAGGTCAGCTTCGTGTCGCTCGGGTGTCCCAAGGCATTGGTGGATTCCGAGCGCATCATCACGCGCCTGCGTGCCGAGGGCTACGAGCTCGCCCGCAAGCATGACGGCGCCGACATCGTCATCGTCAACACCTGCGGCTTCCTCGACAGCGCCAAGCAGGAATCGCTGTCGGCGATCGGCGAGGCCATGGCCGAGAACGGCAAGGTGATCGTCACCGGTTGCATGGGCGCGGAACCCGAGCAGATCGAGCAGGCCTATCCGGGCGTACTCTCCATCACCGGCCCGCAGCAATATGAGAGCGTGCTCGACGCCGTGCACCGCGCGCTGCCGCCCGCGCACAATCCGCATCTCGACCTGGTGCCGCCGCAGGGCATCAAGCTGACGCCGCGCCACTACGCCTATTTGAAGATCTCCGAGGGCTGCAACAACCGCTGCACCTTCTGCATCATTCCGAAGCTGCGCGGCGATCTCGTCTCGCGCCCCGCCAACGACGTGCTGCGCGAGGCCGAGCGCCTCGTCGGCGCCGGCGTCAAGGAGTTGCTGGTGATCTCGCAGGACACCTCGGCCTATGGCGTCGATCTCAAATATGCCGAGAGCCCGTGGAAGGACCGGCAGGTCCGCGCCAGATTCCTCGATCTCGCGCGCGAGCTCGGCGAGCTCGGCGCCTGGGTCCGGCTGCAATATGTCTACCCCTATCCCCATGTCGACGAGGTCATCGCGCTGATGAATGAGGGCAAGGTGCTGCCCTATCTCGACATTCCGTTCCAGCATGCGAGCCCGGACGTGCTGAAGGCGATGAAGCGCCCGGCGGCACAGGACAAGACGCTGGCGCGGATCAAGCGCTGGCGCGAGGAATGCCCCGATCTCGCTCTTCGCTCGACGTTCATCGTCGGCTTCCCCGGCGAGACCGATGCCGACTTCGCCTATCTGCTCGACTGGCTCGATGAGGCCGAGATCGATCGTCTCGGCTGCTTCAAGTATGAGCCGGTGGCCGGCGCCACCTCGAACACGATCGAGAACCCCGTGCCGGAAGAGGTCAAGCAGGAGCGCTACAACGCGCTGATGGCGCGCCAGCAGAAGATCTCGGCACGACGGCTGAAGCGCAAGGTCGGCACGCGCCAGCAGATCATCATCGACGAGGTCGGCCCGACTGTCGCCAAGGGACGGTCCAAGGCCGACGCGCCGGAGATCGACGGCGCCGTGTATCTCTCCAGCCGCCGGCCTCTGCGCGTCGGCGAGATCGTCACCGCCAAGATCGAGCGTGCCGACGAGTATGATCTGCACGGCAGCGTCGCGGGATTCTGA
- a CDS encoding invasion associated locus B family protein produces MNFRYLAASVRPRGRLLALLTATALVVPFAAEAQAPAPAPGAPAPKATPAPKAAPKAAPKAPAPAASPQAQQPAPAQGGQQQGAAQPADQQIQLIYAPWTKFCLKGQDANAKQVCFTGKDGRIESGQPVIAAVIIEPEGEPKKILRVTLPLGMQLVHGTRIIVDSNAPLQQPYVICFQNGCMSDYEATPELINSMKKGQNLVVQAINANGAPLTLPLPLSGEFQKAYDGPPTDPKVFEETQKKLQEELQKKAEEQRKKLEQQGAAPGAPPTAQK; encoded by the coding sequence ATGAATTTCCGTTACTTGGCCGCGTCCGTCCGGCCGCGCGGGCGGCTCCTCGCCCTGTTGACGGCGACGGCATTGGTCGTACCGTTTGCCGCTGAGGCCCAAGCTCCCGCACCGGCTCCCGGCGCGCCCGCGCCCAAGGCGACCCCGGCCCCGAAGGCTGCTCCGAAGGCCGCCCCGAAGGCTCCGGCGCCCGCAGCGTCTCCGCAGGCCCAGCAGCCGGCTCCGGCGCAGGGCGGCCAGCAGCAGGGCGCAGCCCAGCCGGCCGACCAGCAGATCCAGCTGATCTACGCCCCCTGGACCAAGTTCTGCCTGAAGGGCCAGGACGCCAACGCCAAGCAGGTCTGCTTCACCGGCAAGGACGGCCGCATCGAGTCGGGGCAGCCGGTCATCGCCGCGGTGATCATCGAGCCCGAAGGCGAGCCCAAGAAGATCCTGCGCGTGACGCTGCCGCTCGGCATGCAGCTCGTGCACGGCACCCGCATCATCGTCGACAGCAACGCGCCGCTTCAGCAGCCCTATGTGATCTGCTTCCAGAACGGCTGCATGTCCGACTACGAGGCCACGCCCGAGCTCATCAACAGCATGAAGAAGGGCCAGAACCTCGTTGTCCAGGCGATCAATGCCAACGGCGCGCCGCTGACCCTGCCGCTGCCGCTCTCCGGCGAATTCCAGAAGGCCTATGACGGTCCGCCGACCGATCCGAAGGTGTTCGAGGAGACCCAGAAGAAGCTCCAGGAAGAGCTTCAGAAGAAGGCTGAGGAGCAGCGCAAGAAGCTCGAGCAGCAGGGTGCGGCTCCCGGCGCACCGCCGACTGCCCAGAAGTAA
- a CDS encoding TerC family protein, with the protein MMHLLTSPEAWAALLTLTALEIVLGIDNVIFISVIVSRIPEKQAHRARQIGLALALIFRIILLSLLVWLIGLTAPVFSFSDFDFSWRDLILIGGGLFLIAKATHEIHGEVEADEGEGGERSAGNAFFWVIVQIIIIDIVFSLDSIITAIGMAQDIEIMVAAVVIACLIMYISSGPVSRFVAEHPTTKMLALAFLVLIGVALVADGFHFHIPRGYIYFAIAFSAAVEFFNVLAKRNRRKAGKRPV; encoded by the coding sequence GTGATGCACCTGCTCACCAGCCCCGAAGCCTGGGCCGCGCTGCTGACATTGACGGCGCTCGAGATCGTGCTCGGCATCGACAACGTCATCTTCATCTCGGTGATCGTCTCGCGCATCCCCGAGAAGCAGGCGCATCGCGCCCGCCAGATCGGGCTCGCGCTGGCCCTGATCTTCCGCATCATCCTGCTCAGCCTCCTGGTCTGGCTGATCGGCCTGACCGCGCCGGTGTTTTCGTTTTCGGATTTCGATTTCTCCTGGCGCGATCTCATCCTGATCGGCGGCGGCCTGTTCCTGATCGCCAAGGCGACCCACGAGATTCACGGTGAGGTCGAAGCCGACGAGGGCGAGGGCGGGGAGAGGTCCGCGGGTAACGCCTTCTTCTGGGTGATCGTTCAGATCATCATCATCGACATCGTGTTCTCGCTGGACTCGATCATCACCGCGATCGGCATGGCGCAGGACATCGAGATCATGGTCGCGGCGGTCGTGATCGCCTGCCTGATCATGTACATTTCGTCGGGTCCGGTGTCGCGTTTCGTCGCGGAGCATCCGACCACCAAGATGCTGGCGCTGGCGTTCCTGGTGCTGATCGGCGTCGCGCTGGTCGCCGACGGATTCCATTTCCACATTCCGCGCGGCTACATCTATTTCGCGATTGCGTTCTCGGCGGCCGTGGAGTTCTTCAACGTGCTTGCCAAGCGCAATCGCAGGAAGGCCGGCAAGCGCCCGGTTTAG
- a CDS encoding ANTAR domain-containing response regulator, with product MSAEQSPKIVIVDESPIRAAILEEGLREAGFTQVVHIREMQSLLARIYAVDPDIILIDLENPSRDVLEAMFQVSRAVKRPIAMFVDQSDSASIQASVEAGVSAYIVDGLKKERIKPILDLCVSRFNAFAKLQEELERTKSQLEDRKIIERAKGILMKVKGLTEDEAYVLLRSTAMREKKKIGEIAQSIITASEMLK from the coding sequence ATGAGCGCCGAACAGTCGCCCAAAATCGTGATCGTCGACGAAAGCCCGATCCGGGCTGCGATCCTGGAGGAGGGATTGCGGGAGGCCGGATTCACGCAGGTCGTCCATATCCGCGAGATGCAGAGCCTGCTTGCCCGTATTTATGCGGTGGACCCCGACATCATCCTGATCGATCTGGAGAACCCCAGCCGCGACGTGCTGGAGGCGATGTTCCAGGTCAGCCGCGCCGTGAAGCGGCCCATCGCGATGTTCGTCGACCAGAGCGATTCCGCCTCGATTCAGGCCTCGGTTGAGGCAGGAGTATCCGCCTACATCGTCGACGGCCTGAAGAAGGAGCGCATCAAGCCGATCCTCGACCTCTGCGTGTCCCGCTTCAACGCCTTCGCCAAGCTCCAGGAGGAACTGGAGCGCACCAAGTCGCAGCTGGAGGACCGCAAGATCATCGAGCGCGCCAAGGGCATCCTGATGAAGGTGAAGGGCCTCACCGAGGACGAGGCCTATGTGCTGCTCCGCTCCACCGCGATGCGCGAGAAGAAGAAAATCGGCGAGATCGCGCAGTCGATCATCACCGCGTCGGAGATGCTGAAATGA
- a CDS encoding acetylornithine transaminase, translating into MTTATHPYDALMDITARPKAVFVRGAGSYLWDDGRKRYLDFVQGWAVNCLGHSPPAVADALTAQAKRLLTPSPAFYNEPSLKLARSLVDNSVFDQVFFANSGAEANEGAIKLARKYGSLHKGGAFEIISFEGGFHGRTLATMSASGKKAFEPLFEPKVAGFKKAKLNDIASVEKLINDNTVAVMLEPIQGESGVWPASDQFLRELRALTEAHGLLLIFDEIQTGMGRTGKLFHYEHAGVSPDIMTLGKGIGGGVPLAALLATERASCFAHGDQGGTFNGNPIMCAAGLAVLQEISRPDFLKTVTETGLLLESELQKVSARHGLGGVRGRGLLLALDLKLPIAPGIVAQAFEEGVLLNAPQVDTLRFMPALNVTRAEIAEMIDCLDGILTKAGAARRVA; encoded by the coding sequence ATGACGACCGCCACCCATCCGTATGACGCGCTGATGGACATCACCGCACGGCCCAAGGCCGTCTTCGTCCGCGGTGCCGGCTCCTATCTCTGGGACGACGGTCGCAAGCGCTATCTCGATTTCGTGCAGGGCTGGGCCGTGAATTGCCTCGGCCACTCACCGCCCGCGGTTGCCGACGCGCTGACCGCGCAGGCCAAGCGATTGCTGACGCCGAGCCCGGCCTTCTACAACGAGCCGAGCCTCAAGCTCGCGCGCTCGCTCGTCGACAACAGCGTCTTCGACCAGGTGTTCTTCGCCAATTCCGGCGCGGAAGCCAACGAAGGCGCGATCAAGCTCGCACGCAAATATGGCAGCCTGCACAAGGGCGGTGCGTTCGAGATCATCAGCTTCGAGGGCGGCTTCCACGGACGGACGCTGGCGACGATGTCGGCCTCGGGCAAGAAGGCGTTCGAGCCGCTGTTCGAGCCGAAGGTCGCCGGCTTCAAGAAGGCCAAGCTCAACGACATCGCGTCGGTCGAGAAGCTGATCAACGACAACACCGTCGCGGTGATGCTCGAGCCGATCCAGGGTGAATCGGGCGTGTGGCCGGCGAGCGATCAGTTCCTGCGGGAGCTGCGCGCGCTCACCGAGGCGCACGGTCTGCTGCTGATCTTCGACGAGATCCAGACCGGCATGGGCCGGACCGGAAAGCTCTTCCACTACGAGCATGCCGGGGTCTCGCCCGACATCATGACGCTCGGCAAGGGCATCGGCGGCGGCGTGCCGCTCGCGGCCCTGCTCGCGACCGAACGCGCCTCCTGCTTCGCCCATGGCGATCAGGGCGGCACGTTCAACGGCAACCCGATCATGTGCGCGGCGGGGCTTGCGGTGCTTCAGGAGATCAGCAGGCCCGACTTCCTGAAGACCGTCACCGAGACCGGTCTCCTGCTCGAAAGCGAGTTGCAGAAGGTCTCGGCCCGGCATGGTCTCGGCGGCGTGCGCGGACGCGGGCTGTTGCTCGCGCTCGACCTCAAGCTGCCGATCGCGCCGGGCATCGTCGCGCAGGCGTTCGAGGAAGGCGTGCTGCTGAACGCGCCGCAGGTGGACACGCTGCGCTTCATGCCGGCGCTGAACGTCACGCGAGCCGAGATCGCCGAGATGATCGATTGTCTCGACGGGATCTTGACCAAGGCCGGCGCGGCACGGCGGGTCGCGTGA
- a CDS encoding CmpA/NrtA family ABC transporter substrate-binding protein: protein MTAPLRIGFIPLVDAAALIIAVDKGFTAAEGLEVELVREVSWSNVRDKLNIGLFDAAHLLAPVAIASSLGLGHVKVPIAAPFNLGINGNAITVSPALHAALMEEIDGDRFDPMVTAKALAKVVARRRNQGADPLTFGMTFPFSTHNYQLRFWMAAAGVDPDEDVRLVVLPPPYMVDSLANGHVDAFCVGAPWNSVAVDLGIGHILHFVSDILVRAAEKVLAVRQVWADKHPDVVAALVRAAVKGAEFIEEPANLAEAAQILARSERIGVDAEVIQRTLTGRLKISPDGTFRESGRYLLVGREEAGRPDPVQAAWLYAQMVRWGQAALSPDGVKTAMAVFRPDLYDAALGRQPSERAPGAIGAFAGPAFDAGNILAHLQAFGVGRWKA, encoded by the coding sequence ATGACCGCTCCCCTCCGCATCGGGTTCATTCCGCTGGTCGATGCTGCGGCTCTGATCATCGCCGTCGACAAGGGATTCACCGCGGCCGAAGGGCTCGAGGTCGAGCTGGTGCGCGAGGTCTCCTGGTCCAACGTCCGTGACAAGCTCAATATCGGCCTGTTCGACGCCGCGCATCTGCTCGCGCCGGTCGCGATCGCGTCCTCGCTCGGGCTCGGCCACGTCAAGGTGCCGATCGCCGCGCCCTTCAATCTCGGCATCAACGGCAACGCGATCACGGTCTCGCCCGCGCTGCACGCAGCGCTGATGGAAGAGATCGACGGCGACCGTTTCGATCCGATGGTCACGGCGAAAGCGCTGGCGAAGGTCGTTGCCAGGCGCCGCAACCAGGGTGCCGATCCGCTCACCTTCGGCATGACCTTCCCGTTCTCGACCCACAATTACCAGCTGCGGTTCTGGATGGCCGCGGCCGGCGTCGATCCCGACGAGGATGTGCGGCTCGTGGTGCTGCCGCCCCCCTATATGGTCGACAGTCTCGCCAATGGCCATGTCGACGCGTTCTGCGTCGGTGCGCCCTGGAATTCGGTCGCGGTCGATCTCGGCATCGGCCACATCCTGCATTTCGTCTCCGACATCCTGGTCCGCGCGGCGGAGAAGGTGCTGGCGGTCCGCCAGGTCTGGGCCGACAAGCATCCGGACGTGGTTGCCGCCCTCGTGCGCGCGGCGGTGAAGGGGGCCGAGTTCATCGAGGAGCCGGCGAACCTCGCCGAGGCGGCGCAGATCCTGGCGCGGTCCGAGCGGATCGGCGTCGATGCCGAAGTCATCCAGCGCACCCTGACGGGACGGCTGAAGATTTCGCCCGATGGCACCTTCCGCGAGAGCGGCCGCTATCTGCTGGTCGGACGCGAGGAGGCTGGACGCCCCGATCCGGTTCAGGCCGCGTGGCTCTATGCACAGATGGTGCGTTGGGGGCAGGCGGCCTTGAGCCCGGATGGCGTCAAGACGGCCATGGCCGTGTTCAGGCCCGACCTTTACGATGCGGCGCTCGGCCGCCAACCGTCCGAACGGGCACCCGGAGCGATCGGAGCCTTTGCCGGCCCCGCATTCGACGCCGGCAACATCCTGGCGCACCTTCAGGCCTTCGGCGTCGGACGCTGGAAGGCCTAA